The following are from one region of the Hemibagrus wyckioides isolate EC202008001 linkage group LG24, SWU_Hwy_1.0, whole genome shotgun sequence genome:
- the gnrhr1 gene encoding gonadotropin releasing hormone receptor 1 isoform X1, with protein sequence MSGNTTLLLSSSTNILDNSSVLNVSVAPPLPSWETPTFTTAARFRVVATLVLFVFAAVSNLSVLLSVTRGRGRRLASHLRPLIASLASADLVMTFVVMPLDAVWNVTVQWYAGDAMCKLMCFLKLFAMHSAAFILVVVSLDRHHAILHPLDTLDAGRRNRRMLVTAWILSLLLASPQLFIFRAIKAKGVDFVQCATHGSFQKHWQETAYNMFHFVTLYVFPLLVMSLCYTRILVEINRQMHRSKDKAGEPCLRRSGTDMIPKARMKTLKMTIIIVASFVICWTPYYLLGIWYWFQPQMLHVIPDYVHHVFFVFGNLNTCCDPVIYGFFTPSFRADLSRCFCWRNQNASGKSLVQFSGHRREVSGEAESDLGSGEQPSGQQAQMI encoded by the exons ATGTCAGGAAACACAACACTTCTGCTTTCCAGCTCCACAAACATCTTGGACAACTCTTCTGTTCTGAATGTCTCTGTTGCACCTCCCCTGCCTTCCTGGGAGACCCCGACTTTCACCACAGCTGCTCGATTCCGTGTTGTTGCCACACTGGTGCTCTTTGTATTTGCAGCGGTCAGTAACCTGTCAGTACTGCTCAGTGTGACGCGAGGTCGGGGCAGGCGCTTGGCCTCACACTTACGCCCGCTGATCGCCAGTCTGGCCTCGGCTGACCTCGTCATGACTTTTGTGGTGatgccactggatgcagtgtgGAATGTGACAGTGCAGTGGTATGCAGGGGATGCCATGTGTAAACTCATGTGCTTTCTGAAGCTGTTTGCCATGCACTCAGCTGCGTTCATCTTAGTGGTGGTGAGCCTGGACCGACACCATGCCATCCTGCACCCACTGGACACACTGGATGCGGGACGCAGGAACAGGAGGATGCTGGTGACTGCATGGATACTCAGCCTGCTCCTTGCTTCCCCACAG TTATTCATTTTCCGGGCAATTAAGGCAAAGGGAGTTGATTTTGTCCAGTGTGCTACACATGGAAGCTTCCAGAAGCACTGGCAGGAGACGGCATATAACATGTTCCACTTTGTCACACTCTATGTGTTCCCTCTGCTTGTCATGAGCTTGTGCTATACACGTATCCTGGTTGAAATCAACCGCCAGATGCACAGAAGCAAGGACAAAG CAGGAGAGCCTTGTCTGAGACGCAGTGGAACGGATATGATCCCTAAAGCTCGCATGAAGACCCTAAAAATGACCATCATTATTGTTGCCTCCTTTGTCATTTGCTGGACACCGTATTACCTCCTTGGGATCTGGTACTGGTTCCAGCCACAGATGCTTCATGTCATCCCTGATTATGTTCATCATGTCTTCTTTGTTTTTGGAAACCTCAACACATGTTGCGATCCGGTCATATACGGTTTCTTCACACCGTCATTCCGTGCCGACTTGTCCAGATGTTTCTGCTGGAGGAACCAGAATGCTTCAGGCAAATCTCTGGTGCAATTTTCTGGTCACAGGAGAGAAGTCAGTGGGGAAGCAGAGTCAGACTTGGGCAGTGGTGAACAACCCAGTGGACAACAAGCACAAATGATTTGA
- the gnrhr1 gene encoding gonadotropin releasing hormone receptor 1 isoform X2 — protein sequence MSGNTTLLLSSSTNILDNSSVLNVSVAPPLPSWETPTFTTAARFRVVATLVLFVFAAVSNLSVLLSVTRGRGRRLASHLRPLIASLASADLVMTFVVMPLDAVWNVTVQWYAGDAMCKLMCFLKLFAMHSAAFILVVVSLDRHHAILHPLDTLDAGRRNRRMLVTAWILSLLLASPQLFIFRAIKAKGVDFVQCATHGSFQKHWQETAYNMFHFVTLYVFPLLVMSLCYTRILVEINRQMHRSKDKGEPCLRRSGTDMIPKARMKTLKMTIIIVASFVICWTPYYLLGIWYWFQPQMLHVIPDYVHHVFFVFGNLNTCCDPVIYGFFTPSFRADLSRCFCWRNQNASGKSLVQFSGHRREVSGEAESDLGSGEQPSGQQAQMI from the exons ATGTCAGGAAACACAACACTTCTGCTTTCCAGCTCCACAAACATCTTGGACAACTCTTCTGTTCTGAATGTCTCTGTTGCACCTCCCCTGCCTTCCTGGGAGACCCCGACTTTCACCACAGCTGCTCGATTCCGTGTTGTTGCCACACTGGTGCTCTTTGTATTTGCAGCGGTCAGTAACCTGTCAGTACTGCTCAGTGTGACGCGAGGTCGGGGCAGGCGCTTGGCCTCACACTTACGCCCGCTGATCGCCAGTCTGGCCTCGGCTGACCTCGTCATGACTTTTGTGGTGatgccactggatgcagtgtgGAATGTGACAGTGCAGTGGTATGCAGGGGATGCCATGTGTAAACTCATGTGCTTTCTGAAGCTGTTTGCCATGCACTCAGCTGCGTTCATCTTAGTGGTGGTGAGCCTGGACCGACACCATGCCATCCTGCACCCACTGGACACACTGGATGCGGGACGCAGGAACAGGAGGATGCTGGTGACTGCATGGATACTCAGCCTGCTCCTTGCTTCCCCACAG TTATTCATTTTCCGGGCAATTAAGGCAAAGGGAGTTGATTTTGTCCAGTGTGCTACACATGGAAGCTTCCAGAAGCACTGGCAGGAGACGGCATATAACATGTTCCACTTTGTCACACTCTATGTGTTCCCTCTGCTTGTCATGAGCTTGTGCTATACACGTATCCTGGTTGAAATCAACCGCCAGATGCACAGAAGCAAGGACAAAG GAGAGCCTTGTCTGAGACGCAGTGGAACGGATATGATCCCTAAAGCTCGCATGAAGACCCTAAAAATGACCATCATTATTGTTGCCTCCTTTGTCATTTGCTGGACACCGTATTACCTCCTTGGGATCTGGTACTGGTTCCAGCCACAGATGCTTCATGTCATCCCTGATTATGTTCATCATGTCTTCTTTGTTTTTGGAAACCTCAACACATGTTGCGATCCGGTCATATACGGTTTCTTCACACCGTCATTCCGTGCCGACTTGTCCAGATGTTTCTGCTGGAGGAACCAGAATGCTTCAGGCAAATCTCTGGTGCAATTTTCTGGTCACAGGAGAGAAGTCAGTGGGGAAGCAGAGTCAGACTTGGGCAGTGGTGAACAACCCAGTGGACAACAAGCACAAATGATTTGA